One Gimesia aquarii DNA segment encodes these proteins:
- a CDS encoding RidA family protein produces the protein MNLLIAVLLLVVTDAVTAEVSYLKSTPQSESSLCVVVKDTVLVHTSQILPLNLKGGQIPSANASDQTALVLKNLNYLLKKVDSNLNRLVKLNIYVAREDLVQQVQQRIKEELEVIAQPACTYVVTKLPGPNALVAMDAVAATNSSKQLAKVQIYNDEVSGFSASLLPAGRTAYISGQAVKADTLTEATRKTMEELHQTLKYIGTSPSNVIHVKAFMTPMKEANDVELVIDSFFPEERQPPVSLVEWFSSLPIEIEMIVAMPENKATVRPAETVIYQTPTGMKASPVYSRVAIAEVSDRIYVSGILAKENKNNDQQIRSVFNQLRTIVEKAGSDLNHLAKATYYVSDNAVSGPFGKIRTEYYNPKRPPAASKATVKSVGFPNRTLVIDMIAIPSK, from the coding sequence ATGAATTTACTGATCGCTGTTTTATTGCTGGTAGTTACAGATGCTGTTACTGCGGAAGTCTCTTACTTAAAAAGTACTCCCCAATCAGAGTCGTCTCTCTGCGTGGTTGTGAAAGATACGGTGTTAGTCCACACTTCTCAGATTTTGCCCCTCAACCTCAAAGGAGGCCAGATTCCTTCTGCCAACGCCAGTGATCAGACTGCACTCGTGCTTAAGAACCTGAATTACTTGCTGAAAAAAGTAGACAGTAATCTGAATCGACTGGTCAAACTGAATATCTATGTCGCCCGTGAAGATCTGGTACAGCAAGTACAACAACGAATAAAAGAAGAACTGGAAGTCATCGCACAACCAGCCTGCACGTATGTGGTCACAAAACTTCCTGGTCCGAATGCTCTGGTCGCCATGGATGCGGTCGCTGCAACCAATTCCTCAAAGCAATTAGCGAAGGTTCAAATTTATAATGATGAAGTTTCAGGATTTAGTGCTTCACTCTTACCGGCAGGACGAACTGCATATATTTCGGGACAAGCGGTGAAAGCAGATACGTTAACGGAAGCAACACGCAAAACCATGGAAGAGCTCCATCAAACCCTGAAATACATTGGTACATCCCCTTCAAATGTGATACACGTTAAAGCGTTTATGACACCAATGAAAGAAGCCAATGATGTCGAGTTGGTGATTGACAGCTTTTTCCCTGAGGAGAGGCAACCACCTGTCTCTCTTGTGGAATGGTTTTCATCGTTACCCATTGAAATCGAGATGATTGTTGCCATGCCTGAAAATAAAGCGACTGTTCGACCTGCTGAAACAGTGATCTATCAAACTCCGACCGGCATGAAAGCGTCTCCTGTTTATAGTCGGGTTGCGATTGCTGAAGTCAGTGACCGGATTTATGTTTCGGGAATTCTCGCTAAAGAGAACAAAAATAATGACCAGCAAATCCGAAGTGTGTTCAATCAATTAAGAACTATTGTCGAAAAGGCAGGCAGTGACTTAAATCATCTGGCAAAAGCCACATATTATGTTTCAGATAACGCAGTCAGCGGTCCTTTCGGAAAAATTCGCACAGAATATTATAACCCTAAACGCCCCCCTGCCGCATCCAAAGCGACTGTCAAAAGCGTAGGGTTTCCGAACCGCACCCTGGTGATTGATATGATTGCGATACCCTCAAAGTGA
- a CDS encoding PSD1 and planctomycete cytochrome C domain-containing protein: MNERLFLVCLLFVSCCLSVAQAEDSASKKTPLSFENDVRKILKVHCLHCHGENGEKEGNLDLRLKRFMVKGGDSGAAIVPGKSDQSELIARVVAQEMPPEGKHMPEAEIEILKHWIDQGAHTLRPEPEKIDADYIAPDDLAFWSFQPVKNSPVPQVKQPKLVRQPVDAFLLAKLEEKKLSFSSQASKTSLARRAFYDLIGLPPQPEELKQFLEDKSPDAYERLIDRLLASKHYGERWGRHWLDVAGYADSEGYNNKDRERLWAFRYRDYVIRAFNEDKPYDQFLREQLAGDEMIKPPYKNLSPEDLEKLVATGFLRMAPDGTGSNPAEKEVAKNQVVTDTIDIVSSSVLGMTVACAQCHDHKYDPIPQNDYYRFRAIFEPALDWKSWRTPASRRISIMSDADRKIANELEAEAKKVLEERTALVNQFIDRTLERELLDVPEDKRDLTRTAYKTTGKKRTKEQVALLKNYPRINRLSAGSLYLYDRTLHEQSGKAATKAKQLAKELVEKISKETWSQIPEAQKKIALAAKKTAEKKRTPEQKKLIAEFPGLLVSVSNLEKFDPKGAAQVQHFKDEAKRLTELKTQGILNKLNDKVAKIREKKPKEEFVRVLTEVPGKVPKTFFFNRGDFEQPKHELLPAGLSVVKSNLKKPVEIPAQNKDLQTSGRRLAYAKYITNGEHPLTARVFVNRVWLHHFGKGIVASPTDFGKLGIPPTHIELLDWLAHDFVSNGWKIKRLHKMLMTSTAYMQSSQRSADYDVVDPDNLLYGRMPVRRLEAETIRDSVIAVTGKLKTDLYGEPVPVKEDEVGQIVVGIANVDSAGRQKKAIRMDDRKFRRSVYITVSRSKPLAVLDMFDAPKMEPNCEKRSSSTVAPQSLLMMNSGFMVEHSTYFAERLQKTHAGNKPEQVKLAWMLAFGKVPTADEVKQSVEFIDSQIPQFNTTKASSGKTPEQLALATFCQALLSSNEFLYVD, from the coding sequence ATGAACGAGCGACTTTTCCTGGTGTGTCTATTATTTGTTTCCTGTTGTCTGAGTGTTGCTCAAGCCGAAGACTCTGCGAGCAAAAAAACTCCACTCTCTTTCGAAAACGATGTGCGCAAAATTCTGAAGGTTCACTGCCTGCACTGCCATGGTGAGAATGGTGAAAAAGAGGGAAATCTTGATCTGCGTCTCAAGCGTTTTATGGTGAAAGGCGGTGATAGTGGGGCTGCCATCGTTCCCGGCAAAAGTGATCAAAGTGAGTTAATCGCCCGTGTTGTTGCGCAGGAAATGCCACCTGAAGGCAAACACATGCCTGAAGCAGAGATCGAGATTCTAAAGCACTGGATTGATCAAGGGGCTCATACTCTCCGACCAGAACCGGAAAAAATTGACGCTGATTATATTGCTCCCGATGATCTGGCCTTCTGGTCTTTTCAACCCGTCAAGAATTCTCCTGTTCCACAGGTAAAACAGCCTAAGCTGGTGCGTCAGCCGGTCGATGCGTTTCTATTGGCAAAGCTGGAAGAAAAGAAACTTTCTTTTTCTTCACAGGCTTCGAAAACCTCATTAGCACGTCGTGCATTTTACGATTTGATTGGCCTGCCTCCTCAACCTGAAGAGTTGAAGCAATTCCTCGAAGATAAAAGCCCCGATGCTTATGAAAGACTGATCGACCGACTTTTAGCTTCAAAGCATTATGGAGAACGTTGGGGACGTCACTGGCTGGATGTGGCCGGCTATGCCGACTCGGAAGGCTACAACAACAAAGACCGGGAACGTCTTTGGGCTTTTCGTTATCGTGATTATGTCATCCGTGCGTTCAATGAAGACAAGCCCTACGATCAATTCCTCCGCGAACAATTAGCGGGAGATGAAATGATCAAGCCGCCTTACAAAAACTTGAGTCCTGAAGATCTGGAAAAACTGGTTGCTACCGGATTTTTACGCATGGCCCCCGATGGAACCGGGAGTAACCCGGCAGAAAAAGAAGTAGCAAAGAACCAGGTAGTCACTGATACGATCGATATCGTTTCTTCTTCAGTCCTGGGAATGACGGTCGCCTGTGCACAGTGCCATGATCACAAATACGACCCGATTCCACAAAACGATTATTATCGTTTCCGTGCTATTTTCGAACCTGCGTTGGACTGGAAAAGCTGGCGAACTCCGGCTTCCCGGCGTATTTCTATCATGTCAGATGCGGATCGCAAAATTGCCAATGAACTGGAAGCCGAAGCGAAGAAAGTCCTGGAAGAACGAACGGCCCTCGTCAATCAATTCATTGATCGTACATTGGAACGGGAACTCCTCGACGTGCCGGAAGACAAGCGTGACTTGACTCGAACTGCCTATAAAACAACTGGTAAAAAACGAACCAAGGAACAGGTGGCACTCCTCAAAAATTACCCGCGTATCAATCGTTTATCAGCAGGTTCTCTGTACCTTTATGATCGAACCCTGCATGAACAATCTGGTAAAGCCGCTACGAAAGCAAAGCAACTTGCGAAAGAGCTGGTCGAAAAAATCAGTAAAGAAACGTGGAGTCAGATTCCTGAAGCACAAAAGAAAATCGCGTTAGCAGCCAAGAAAACGGCTGAGAAAAAGAGAACGCCAGAACAGAAAAAACTGATTGCAGAATTTCCTGGATTGTTAGTTTCTGTTTCGAATCTCGAGAAATTTGATCCCAAAGGGGCCGCTCAAGTACAGCATTTTAAAGACGAAGCCAAGCGGTTGACTGAACTCAAGACTCAGGGCATTTTGAATAAGTTGAACGATAAAGTAGCTAAGATCAGAGAGAAAAAACCGAAAGAAGAGTTTGTACGTGTACTAACGGAAGTTCCCGGTAAAGTGCCGAAGACTTTTTTCTTTAATCGCGGAGACTTCGAGCAACCCAAACATGAACTCCTTCCCGCTGGGTTGTCTGTAGTGAAGAGCAATCTGAAAAAACCGGTTGAAATTCCAGCTCAAAACAAAGATTTGCAAACATCCGGGCGGCGTTTAGCTTATGCCAAATATATCACTAATGGAGAGCATCCTCTAACGGCGCGTGTCTTTGTGAACCGCGTCTGGCTACATCACTTTGGTAAAGGGATCGTGGCATCTCCCACTGATTTTGGCAAGTTGGGAATTCCACCGACTCATATAGAATTGCTGGACTGGTTGGCACATGATTTCGTCTCAAATGGTTGGAAAATCAAGCGTCTGCATAAAATGCTGATGACTTCAACGGCTTACATGCAAAGTTCTCAACGATCAGCCGACTATGATGTGGTCGATCCAGACAATCTGCTCTATGGTCGCATGCCAGTCCGTCGACTGGAAGCAGAGACTATCCGTGATTCGGTGATCGCCGTCACTGGAAAACTGAAAACAGACCTGTATGGCGAACCGGTCCCAGTGAAAGAAGACGAAGTAGGGCAAATTGTGGTGGGCATTGCGAATGTTGATTCAGCCGGTCGCCAGAAAAAAGCAATCAGAATGGATGATCGCAAGTTCCGCCGAAGTGTTTATATCACTGTCAGCCGAAGTAAACCGCTGGCGGTTCTCGATATGTTTGATGCTCCTAAAATGGAGCCAAATTGCGAAAAACGTTCTTCTTCGACTGTAGCGCCTCAATCACTGTTGATGATGAATAGCGGTTTTATGGTAGAACATTCCACATATTTTGCGGAACGGTTACAAAAAACTCACGCTGGAAATAAGCCGGAGCAGGTCAAGCTCGCCTGGATGCTTGCTTTTGGCAAAGTTCCTACAGCAGACGAAGTCAAACAATCCGTGGAATTTATCGACTCTCAAATTCCTCAATTTAATACAACAAAAGCGAGCTCCGGGAAAACTCCTGAGCAACTGGCTTTAGCAACGTTTTGTCAGGCCCTTTTGAGTAGTAACGAATTTCTTTACGTTGATTAA
- a CDS encoding prolyl oligopeptidase family serine peptidase, which yields MLLQQKLFIKLSILLLLNTVFFLALLPADGPADNLPDQVRRIPMLGVEVPDEQKQHLKQGLAKLQTSLDQLKKSKDSRVQALIPDVEIYHRAVRCALEYQEFFHEREIGKGLELLKQGQRRADQLLKGEAPWTRQTGLVVRGYVSKIDNTVQPYGLVIPDSYTFSGKSRYRCDLWFHGRGERLSEVNFISQQQRSRGQYTPADTIVLHPYGRYSNAFKFAGEVDVLEALESTKQRYRIDDNRISVRGFSMGGAACWQFAVHYADRWFAANPGAGFSETPLFLKVFQKETLKPTWYEKKLWQLYDCPGYALNLYQCPTIAYSGELDSQKQAADVMEEALKRVGIDMVHIIGPKMGHRIHADSKRIIEAKMDSLAKVGRQTVPHTVHLVAYTLKYNRMNWMTLDSMGEEWKQGQIDARLVPNNRVKIKTQNVTGFTLKMHAGESPFDMTRPVMIQLDGTDYQVPGPLSDRSWEVSFHKTNGSWHVGAAILKPGQLVKRHNLQGPIDDAFMDSFIFVSPTGKSASATVEKWVQSEMKHAIVHWRQQFRGDARVMKDTQITDQEIASSNLVLWGDPESNQLIKKIINKLPIQWNREEIVVGQKHFPAAHHAPILIFPNPLNPSKYVVLNSGFTYREYAYLNNARQVPMLPDWAIIDLRTPAGSQYPGKVVDADFFGEQWQLK from the coding sequence ATGCTTTTACAACAAAAACTTTTTATCAAACTTTCTATTCTGCTGCTTCTGAATACGGTCTTCTTCCTTGCTCTGCTGCCAGCAGATGGGCCTGCTGATAACCTGCCCGATCAGGTTCGCCGGATCCCCATGTTGGGAGTCGAAGTCCCTGATGAGCAGAAACAACATCTCAAGCAAGGACTGGCAAAACTTCAAACTTCTCTTGATCAATTAAAAAAGAGTAAAGACTCGCGGGTACAAGCATTGATTCCAGACGTGGAAATCTATCATCGTGCCGTGCGCTGTGCACTCGAATATCAGGAATTTTTTCACGAACGCGAAATTGGTAAAGGACTGGAATTATTAAAACAGGGGCAACGACGGGCTGATCAGTTGTTGAAAGGAGAGGCCCCCTGGACACGCCAGACAGGATTAGTCGTACGCGGGTATGTCTCAAAGATCGACAATACAGTACAACCATACGGTCTGGTCATTCCCGATAGTTATACGTTTTCGGGTAAAAGCCGTTATCGTTGTGACCTCTGGTTTCATGGAAGAGGAGAACGTCTGAGTGAAGTCAATTTTATCAGTCAACAACAGCGATCTCGCGGGCAATATACTCCTGCTGACACGATTGTGCTACACCCCTATGGCCGCTATTCCAATGCCTTCAAGTTTGCCGGCGAAGTGGACGTACTGGAAGCACTGGAATCGACGAAACAACGCTATCGTATCGACGATAATCGTATTTCCGTACGCGGGTTTTCGATGGGAGGTGCTGCGTGCTGGCAATTTGCAGTGCATTATGCCGACCGCTGGTTTGCCGCCAATCCGGGAGCCGGCTTTTCCGAAACCCCTTTGTTTCTGAAAGTCTTCCAGAAAGAAACGCTCAAACCGACCTGGTATGAGAAAAAATTATGGCAACTTTATGACTGTCCCGGTTACGCATTGAATCTGTATCAGTGCCCGACCATCGCTTATAGCGGCGAACTCGACAGTCAAAAACAGGCTGCCGATGTGATGGAAGAGGCTCTCAAGAGAGTCGGCATTGACATGGTGCACATTATTGGGCCTAAGATGGGGCATCGCATTCACGCCGATTCCAAACGCATTATTGAAGCCAAAATGGATTCGCTCGCCAAAGTGGGACGTCAGACCGTACCACATACCGTACATCTGGTAGCATACACTTTAAAGTACAACCGCATGAACTGGATGACGCTGGATTCGATGGGAGAAGAATGGAAACAGGGCCAAATCGATGCCCGTTTAGTGCCGAACAATCGTGTCAAAATCAAAACCCAAAATGTCACGGGTTTCACATTGAAGATGCATGCGGGTGAATCACCATTTGATATGACCCGCCCGGTTATGATTCAGCTGGATGGAACTGACTACCAGGTTCCCGGTCCGCTCTCCGACCGTTCCTGGGAAGTCTCCTTTCATAAAACAAATGGTTCATGGCATGTAGGAGCAGCGATTCTGAAACCTGGGCAATTGGTCAAACGACATAACCTGCAGGGCCCTATTGATGATGCCTTTATGGATTCCTTCATTTTCGTTTCCCCAACCGGAAAAAGCGCTTCGGCAACAGTCGAAAAATGGGTTCAGTCAGAGATGAAACATGCGATTGTTCATTGGCGGCAACAATTCCGTGGTGATGCCAGAGTGATGAAAGATACTCAGATTACCGATCAGGAAATTGCTTCCAGTAATCTTGTGTTGTGGGGAGATCCTGAGAGTAATCAACTCATCAAAAAGATTATCAACAAATTACCCATTCAATGGAATCGCGAAGAAATCGTTGTCGGTCAAAAACACTTTCCAGCCGCGCATCATGCACCGATTCTGATTTTTCCAAACCCGTTGAATCCCTCGAAATACGTTGTTTTAAACAGCGGCTTTACCTACCGTGAATATGCGTATTTAAATAATGCCAGGCAGGTTCCCATGCTGCCCGACTGGGCCATCATCGATTTACGCACACCGGCAGGCAGTCAATATCCCGGAAAAGTAGTCGATGCTGATTTCTTTGGCGAGCAATGGCAGTTAAAATAA
- a CDS encoding DUF1501 domain-containing protein: MNYKAPDSTDHSRRHFLAASSMGIGSLALSWMLNQDQALAKNPAIRPELLKKHFDLKLKPTHHPPRAKAMISMFMQGGPSHLDMFDPKPMLQKYDGKKFPGDIKYDNAAQASSKVLGSPWKFSKHGECGTELSELLPGLSEVVDDITLIRSMHTGVNNHGQSIYAMHSGRILPGRPTLGSWLTYGLGSESENLPAYIAMVDPGGAPVLGVDNWTNGWLPSLYQGTVIRPKEPRILNLNAPPHLSGKAQEKYLDFLGKLNQRHLNQHPGEDDLSARIASYELAAKMQTAATEALDLSKETKATQAMYGIDRSESAEFGKRCLIARRLIERGVRFVQIMTGNQHWDHHTSMRTSLPRTCKRVDVPSAGLVKDLKMRGLLDETLVHWGGEMGRLPVIQNDAGVAKQGRDHNTYGFSMWLAGGGLKGGMAYGETDDFGHHAVENKVSHSDYHQTLLYLFGLDPERLTFTRNGAEQTLIDKQPSRIVHDIIA; this comes from the coding sequence ATGAATTATAAAGCACCCGATTCAACGGATCATTCCAGACGCCATTTTCTGGCCGCAAGTTCCATGGGAATTGGCTCTCTTGCGCTGTCTTGGATGTTGAATCAGGATCAAGCCCTGGCCAAGAATCCAGCGATTCGACCTGAATTGCTGAAAAAACATTTTGACCTGAAGTTAAAGCCGACACATCACCCTCCCCGTGCGAAAGCCATGATCTCAATGTTCATGCAGGGAGGTCCCAGTCATCTGGATATGTTCGACCCCAAACCAATGCTTCAGAAGTACGATGGTAAGAAATTTCCCGGAGATATTAAATACGACAATGCGGCACAGGCGAGTTCAAAAGTGCTGGGTTCACCCTGGAAATTCAGTAAGCATGGTGAATGCGGTACTGAGTTATCAGAATTACTGCCGGGTTTGAGCGAAGTGGTTGACGATATCACTCTGATCCGTTCCATGCACACCGGTGTGAATAACCATGGACAGTCGATTTATGCCATGCACAGTGGTCGTATTCTTCCCGGACGGCCAACACTGGGAAGCTGGTTAACTTATGGTTTAGGTAGTGAATCAGAAAATTTGCCTGCCTACATCGCGATGGTCGATCCAGGCGGTGCACCCGTATTGGGCGTTGATAACTGGACCAATGGCTGGCTCCCATCCTTATATCAGGGGACTGTGATCCGACCTAAAGAACCGAGAATCCTTAATTTGAATGCCCCTCCTCACCTCAGCGGGAAAGCGCAGGAAAAGTATCTCGATTTCCTGGGAAAACTGAATCAGAGACACCTCAACCAGCACCCGGGAGAAGACGATCTTTCTGCTCGAATCGCCAGCTATGAACTGGCTGCTAAAATGCAGACCGCGGCGACAGAAGCATTGGACTTGAGTAAGGAGACCAAAGCGACTCAAGCCATGTATGGCATTGATCGTTCCGAATCAGCCGAGTTTGGCAAGCGTTGTCTCATTGCACGTCGACTTATTGAACGAGGTGTGCGTTTTGTACAAATCATGACGGGGAATCAGCATTGGGATCATCATACCAGCATGCGGACTTCTTTGCCGCGCACCTGTAAACGAGTGGATGTGCCTTCAGCAGGTCTTGTGAAAGACCTCAAAATGAGAGGACTGTTAGATGAGACGCTCGTGCACTGGGGAGGCGAAATGGGACGCCTGCCCGTAATTCAGAATGATGCCGGCGTGGCAAAGCAGGGACGAGATCATAATACGTATGGCTTTAGCATGTGGTTGGCCGGTGGTGGACTCAAAGGTGGTATGGCCTATGGTGAAACAGATGATTTTGGTCATCATGCTGTTGAAAACAAAGTCAGTCATAGTGACTATCATCAAACACTACTCTATTTGTTCGGACTCGATCCAGAACGACTGACATTCACTCGCAATGGTGCAGAACAGACATTAATCGACAAGCAGCCTTCTCGTATCGTGCATGATATTATTGCATAG
- a CDS encoding DUF1501 domain-containing protein, with the protein MSIEHSQALPESVVNRRELLFQAGAGFGGIALNALLAQQANAAVKSSAKPFSPLTSKQTHFPATAKSVIFLFMEGGPSHIDLFDPKPELQKMAGKKLPDSFKRPITAMGEVNSPLLASQRKWKQHGEAGTWVSDWLPHTATCVDDIAVLRGCWTNGINHAGGVCQMNTCIPLAGRPSLGSWVTYGLGTENESLPAFVVIQDNNGTVVNGPRNWGTAFIPAVYQGTRLNTGKEPISNLYRPSEIFPSQEAGKLDLLATLNQQHAKTRKQQSELDARIESYELAFRMQASAPEAVDLTQETKATYELYGMDQKETKVYGTNCLLARRLVERGVRFVQLYNGAGSKWDSHSGIEKRHAALCQGMDKCVAGLLKDLKQRGLLDSTLVVWGGEFGRTPMSEKGDGRDHNPTGFTMWMAGGGVKGGQTIGGTDEMGLYAVEDRMHVRDIHTSIYHLLGLSNMKLEYRHKGSPERPTLNEGEFMEKLVTG; encoded by the coding sequence ATGAGTATTGAACACTCGCAAGCACTTCCTGAATCGGTGGTCAATCGACGGGAGCTCTTGTTTCAAGCTGGTGCAGGTTTTGGTGGCATTGCTTTAAACGCGCTGTTAGCTCAGCAAGCGAATGCAGCTGTAAAATCTAGCGCCAAACCGTTCTCGCCTTTAACATCTAAGCAAACGCACTTTCCGGCTACCGCCAAGAGTGTTATCTTCCTCTTCATGGAAGGCGGCCCCAGTCATATTGACCTGTTCGATCCCAAGCCGGAATTACAAAAAATGGCGGGGAAGAAATTACCTGATAGTTTCAAACGTCCTATAACGGCAATGGGTGAAGTAAACTCACCTCTGCTTGCTTCCCAACGAAAATGGAAGCAACATGGCGAAGCAGGAACCTGGGTTTCCGATTGGTTGCCACATACTGCAACGTGCGTTGATGATATTGCTGTGTTACGAGGGTGTTGGACGAACGGCATCAATCATGCTGGCGGTGTCTGCCAAATGAATACATGCATTCCTCTCGCCGGGCGTCCCTCTTTAGGGAGTTGGGTTACCTATGGTCTGGGAACAGAAAATGAAAGTCTGCCAGCCTTCGTTGTGATTCAGGACAATAACGGCACTGTCGTGAATGGGCCACGAAATTGGGGAACGGCCTTCATTCCTGCTGTCTATCAGGGGACTCGTTTAAATACGGGGAAAGAACCAATTTCGAATTTATACCGACCCTCTGAAATCTTTCCTTCTCAAGAGGCAGGTAAGTTAGATTTACTGGCGACTCTCAATCAACAGCATGCAAAAACTCGAAAACAGCAGTCTGAACTTGATGCCAGAATCGAGTCTTATGAACTCGCATTTCGTATGCAGGCGTCTGCTCCTGAAGCCGTCGATTTGACCCAGGAAACCAAAGCAACTTACGAATTGTATGGCATGGATCAAAAAGAAACGAAAGTTTACGGCACCAATTGTTTATTAGCACGTCGACTGGTGGAGCGTGGCGTGCGTTTCGTTCAGCTTTACAATGGTGCTGGCAGCAAATGGGATTCACATTCTGGCATTGAAAAACGCCATGCGGCGCTCTGCCAGGGTATGGATAAATGTGTTGCCGGCCTCTTGAAAGATCTCAAACAGCGCGGCTTGTTGGATTCGACCCTGGTGGTTTGGGGGGGAGAGTTTGGAAGAACGCCCATGAGCGAAAAGGGGGATGGTCGAGATCATAACCCAACCGGATTCACGATGTGGATGGCCGGAGGTGGTGTCAAAGGCGGTCAAACGATTGGCGGAACCGATGAGATGGGACTGTACGCCGTCGAAGATCGAATGCACGTTCGCGACATTCATACCAGCATTTATCATTTGCTGGGGCTCAGTAACATGAAACTGGAATACCGTCACAAAGGGAGCCCGGAGCGACCCACTTTGAACGAGGGCGAATTCATGGAAAAACTGGTGACGGGCTAA